Genomic segment of Bemisia tabaci chromosome 9, PGI_BMITA_v3:
TCATCGTTTAATCGATGCTAGCCTTTTCCGGTTCCTTATGGTCATACGTGTATGCAGCTCGCACAACACCAGTTGCTGTAAcatattaatttatttcgatGAGTTGTGAATTTTGGATTATCAAGTCGCATTATTTGAGgagaaaatgttaattttatacaaattttgttccgttacttattttttcacgaAACATAAACTGAAAACTCGAGAGTAATGCTGGCTTGTTATTTGTTGGGTACGCCGAAATCCATTGGGAACATACCTCTGTGCGTTTTATTCCCTTGTGAATTTTCGCATTTCCCtccattttgtttattttgaaaataccgtGTCCATTTTTGCGGCGTCTTGAAGTTTATCAACCTTATCTATCTTGTTTTGGTAGTTTAATTTCGCTTAGATAATACCTGACACTCTAGAAATATTTGTGCTCCAATTTTCCACACATTTGTGAGTTATTTACGATTTGATCTCTCCTGCCAAAATCTGTGAATCATGGCTGAAGCTAACGGACGCGCGGCTGGACCGGGTCGTGATGATGACAGAAAGCTATTTGTCGGCGGCTTAGGTCGGAACACGTCAGAAACCGAAATCAAGGAATATTTCAGTCAGTTTGGAGAAGTAGAAAGTGTCAATATCAAAATGGACCCAGCAACTAGGCTCCCTCGAGGATTTGCCTTTGTCGTCTTCACCGATGCCCAAACGATAGATAATCTTCTCGCAGCTGGTGATCACTACATTGGTAACAAGAAAGTGGACCCAAAGAAAATCACCAAAAAGGTAAACCCTCTTAAGTGTAAAATATTCGTTGGTGGATTGACCTCCGAAATGACGGAGCAGGAAATTAAAGATCACTTCTCTCAGTACGGAACCATCACCGAGTTTCAGCAGCCTTTCGATAAGatgaaaaaccagaaaaaaggGTTTTGTTTCATCCAGTTTGACGATGACTCAGTAGCGTATCAAGTTCTGAAGGACCCAAAGCAAGTCATTAGCGGTAAAGAAGTAGATGTTAAGAAAGTCAAATTCAACCCTGAGACGATGGGTGGAAGAGGTGGCCGTAATGCTGGCTACATGCCAAGGGGTGGAGGCTATGCGAATTCCTATGGCTACACAGCTGCTGATTATTATGGTGCTGCAGCTTATGATGGTTATGGTGCATCTTATGCAGGTTATGATTACAGTGCGGTTGGTTACCCCGGAAGTTACGGAGCGCAAGGTTATGGTGGTGGGAAATACCGGGAAAATCCGTACAGTCGGCATGCACCTTACTAGTTGAAATTTTCTCTCGACTGATTTGTCCCAAATCAATCAAATGTATTTGTATATTTGTTTGAAAAACCCTAATTCTAAGCAAGTGCGATTTCACACGGAATGGTTTTACAGTTAAAGCAGATTGACTTCGCACACTCACAGTATCGAGTCGGATAATAGAAATTATTTTAGTCAATTAGTTGTATATATTGCCGTATAATATGATGAAAGATGGGTTTGACCCTTCCTGTTTTCTATCTCATTTTTATTAGGGTAACCTGCTACAGAAGTAGGTACTCTCGCAGATGGAAAATGGACTGTCCAGCCCCATtagagggctttttttttatcgcggatcagggtggatcGCAGTGGATAGCactggatcggaatcctgagcgatccggaccgatccaagtgttccaagtgatacaaaaatccaaa
This window contains:
- the LOC109030395 gene encoding RNA-binding protein squid — its product is MAEANGRAAGPGRDDDRKLFVGGLGRNTSETEIKEYFSQFGEVESVNIKMDPATRLPRGFAFVVFTDAQTIDNLLAAGDHYIGNKKVDPKKITKKVNPLKCKIFVGGLTSEMTEQEIKDHFSQYGTITEFQQPFDKMKNQKKGFCFIQFDDDSVAYQVLKDPKQVISGKEVDVKKVKFNPETMGGRGGRNAGYMPRGGGYANSYGYTAADYYGAAAYDGYGASYAGYDYSAVGYPGSYGAQGYGGGKYRENPYSRHAPY